The Primulina tabacum isolate GXHZ01 chromosome 16, ASM2559414v2, whole genome shotgun sequence genome window below encodes:
- the LOC142529336 gene encoding non-specific lipid transfer protein GPI-anchored 10-like, whose amino-acid sequence MKINGEFASKLTNKTCVTDLTCAMPFHLPLFPTSLFLVFLHCVSLKAIAQNTIAECGLNLLTLASCAPFVQGVAASPMQSCCDSLNQLYGQKPTCLCPFLNDPSALSSFPINTTLALELPQLCNLQIDPSICGGASLPSTSPSAQVSLGARPNSTVAASPVVTVAPRPSIMGFGIRNAEVSLKAKSQLWCLLMATIYFSADK is encoded by the exons ATGAAAATCAATGGCGAATTCGCCTCAAAACTCACAAACAAAACTTGCGTTACCGACCTAACTTGTGCAATGCCTTTTCATCTCCCTCTTTTTCCCACATCGCTCTTTCTTGTGTTTCTCCATTGTGTTTCCCTAAAGGCCATTGCCCAGAACACAATTGCTGAGTGTGGGCTGAATTTGCTAACTTTAGCCTCATGTGCGCCGTTCGTGCAAGGCGTGGCAGCTTCACCAATGCAGTCATGTTGTGATAGTCTTAACCAACTCTACGGCCAGAAGCCTACTTGCCTTTGTCCATTCCTCAATGACCCGTCTGCCTTGAGTTCGTTTCCTATCAACACAACGCTTGCTCTAGAGTTGCCTCAGCTGTGCAATCTCCAAATAGACCCTTCTATTTGCGGAG GAGCTTCCTTGCCATCTACTTCCCCTAGTGCTCAAGTTTCCCTTGGGGCAAGACCGAATTCAACAGTTGCAG CTTCTCCAGTAGTAACAGTAGCACCCCGACCGAGCATTATGGGATTTGGAATTCGCAATGCCGAAGTGAGTCTGAAGGCGAAAAGCCAATTGTGGTGTCTTCTGATGGCTACAATTTATTTCAGTGCTGACAAATGA